A region of the Pirellulales bacterium genome:
GCACCATGACGTGGCCGTTTTCCACCTGTTGGATCCCCTGGAGTTGGATTTCAATTTTCGCAGGCCGATGCGGTTTCTCGACATGGAGGGGGGGCCGTCGATCTTCGCGGAACCGAATGACATTGTCGATCGGTATCAGAAGGCATTGCAGCAGTACCTGGGCGATCTCAAGCAAGTCTTGCTGGAATCGGCGGTGGACTACCAGCGCGTGTCGTTGGCGGACAATTACGAGCAAGCACTCGTCCGGTTTCTCGTAAGTCGCGCTGCGGCAAAGGGGCAGCGATGAGCTTTTTGCAGCCCTGGTTGCTGATTGCCCTGCCTGCGATCGCGCTGCCGATCATCATTCATCTGGTCAACCAGCGCCGTTTTCAGACGATTCAGTGGGCCGCCATGATGTTCCTGCTGGCAGCCCGCCGCATGGCCCGGGGATATTCTCGGCTGCGCCAATGGTTGATCATGGCGGCACGTATGGCTGCGATCGCGGGGCTGGTTTTCGCCGTCAGCCGTCCTTTGGCGAGTGGTTGGCTCGGGCTGGCTGCTGGGACGCGTGCGGATACCACGATCGTGCTGCTGGATCGCTCGCCCAGCATGCAGCAGCGCGGCGTAGGCGGCGGATCGAAGCTGGAATCCGGTCGCAGCCAATTGGTGCGCACTTTCGAGACGTTGGGTTCCGACCGGTGGGTCTTCATCGACAGCACCACGCACGAGCCGCACGAGCTGGAGTCGGCAGCAGCATTGGCCAGTATTCCGCAGGCGGGGCCGGCCAGTGCGTCGGCTGATTTGCCGCTCATGTTGCAAGCTGCCTACGACTACATGCGCGACAATCATGCCGGTCGAACCGAGATCTGGATCTGCTCTGATCTGCGCCATAACGATTGGACGGCCGACAGTGGCCGCTGGTCCACGCTGCGCAATGCGCTGCTGGAAATGCCTCAAGGGGTCCGGATTCATTTGCTGGCCTATCCGCAACCGGCCGCCAGCAATGTCTCGGTGCGCGTGACCGAAGCCCGCCGGCATGACACTAGCGACGGCGCCGAGTTGCTCGTTTCACTCCGCTTGTCGCGCGAAGGTGAGGGGGACGAGAAGATCACGTTGCCTGTTCAGTTCGAGATCGAAGGGGCACGCTCGGTCATGCCGGTCGAGCTGACCGGATCGCACGTCGACCTGAAGGACCATCGCATTCCGATCGAACGGACGCGCGAACGCGGCTGGGGCAAAGTATCTATTCCAGCCGACGTCAATCCGGCCGACGACGATTTCTATTTCGTTTTTGATAATCCTCCTGCCCGCCGGGCTATCGTGGTATGCGACGATCCGCAGGCGCAGCGGGCGCTCGAGCTTATGGCGTCGATCGCGCCCGAGCCCGCGTTGCACTGCGCAGCGGAAGTCGTCGCGCCCGAGCAGCTGCCTGCCGTCGTCTGGGACGAGATTGCCCTGGTTTTATGGCAAGCTCCGCTGCCTACCGGCACCGCGGCCGAGCTGTTGCAATCGTTTGTAGATCGCGGCGGCCAAGCCGTTTTCTTTCCGCCACGCAGTCATGGCAACGAAGAGCTGTTCGGCATGCGTTGGCAAACCTGGGTTACCGATGCGGACCGAGTGCCTGTCGAAAACTGGCGTGGCGATGAGGACATGCTGGCGCGAACGCTCAGCGGCGCGGCGCTTCCAGTGGGTCAGCTCG
Encoded here:
- a CDS encoding BatA domain-containing protein, whose amino-acid sequence is MSFLQPWLLIALPAIALPIIIHLVNQRRFQTIQWAAMMFLLAARRMARGYSRLRQWLIMAARMAAIAGLVFAVSRPLASGWLGLAAGTRADTTIVLLDRSPSMQQRGVGGGSKLESGRSQLVRTFETLGSDRWVFIDSTTHEPHELESAAALASIPQAGPASASADLPLMLQAAYDYMRDNHAGRTEIWICSDLRHNDWTADSGRWSTLRNALLEMPQGVRIHLLAYPQPAASNVSVRVTEARRHDTSDGAELLVSLRLSREGEGDEKITLPVQFEIEGARSVMPVELTGSHVDLKDHRIPIERTRERGWGKVSIPADVNPADDDFYFVFDNPPARRAIVVCDDPQAQRALELMASIAPEPALHCAAEVVAPEQLPAVVWDEIALVLWQAPLPTGTAAELLQSFVDRGGQAVFFPPRSHGNEELFGMRWQTWVTDADRVPVENWRGDEDMLARTLSGAALPVGQLEIAQYCGLVGEFTPLAMLRGGAPLVARVPTKRGGVYFWATTPSPSDSSLATSGVVMYAFVQRALAAGAAVLSKARQLDASDGAGENPSTW